A region of the Terriglobia bacterium genome:
CGAAGCCCGCCGGGCCCAGCCATTCTCCTACTGGGGCCAGGGGTTATCAAACTGCTTGTCGGACGTCCCGCCGCCGCCCCGGCCGCGTGATCGACCAGGTCAAGGCGCAGGCCGCGTGAGCTTTCCGTCCTACCGGGGTCGTGGTCTAATCCAGGGAGATGCCGGACGCCGAGGTCGGAATGACATTGCTGCGCGCTCTCGACTTGGGCCTGCTGTTCCTCTGGTTGTCCATCGACTTCGTCGTCCTGCGCCGCCGCGGGTCGCGTGACGCGCGCCGACGCGATCGGCTCTCGCATCTCGGGATCGTCGTGGCCACCGTGGTGGGAATCGTCGCCAGCACGTCATTCGGCTTCGCGGGCGCCGGCTCCCTCGGCGGGCTCACGGTGCCGGCGCAGATCGCCGGACTCGGGCTCCTCGCCGCAGGCATCGCGTTCCGTTTCACGGCCATCTTCCAGCTTGGCGCGCTCCACATGCCGGTCGTGGCGATCCAACCCGGACATCGTGTCGTGGACACCGGGCTGTATCGCCACATCCGCCACCCCAGCTACCTCGGTGCGTGCATCGGATTCCTCGGCTTCGGGCTCGGACTGGGGAACTGGCTGAGCGGGGTGTCGATTCTCGGCTGCGTCCTCGTCGGCTACCTCTACCGCATCCACGTCGAGGAGGAAGCCCTCCTCGAGGCGCTCGGCGAGGAGTACGCCGGCTACCGGCGGCGCACGCGCCGTCTCATCCCCGGCGTCTACTGACGTCGGGTGGACCGCAGCGACGGACGGGTGCCGAAGGGCATGGGAAAGAAGGGACGACGAATTCTCCGCTGCCGGGAGCGAGCGCCCCGATTCGCTCGCTCAGGCCGCTGGTCGCCCCTCGCCGGCGACGATCTTGACCGCCATCGCAAAAACCGCGAATGCCATCGCCAGCTTCCACCACGCGCCCGGAAGGAACCCGAACAGGTGCTGCGCGGACAGTGACTTCGCTCCGATGCTGCAGAGCAGGGCCGCGGCGGCCAAAACGAGCAGTACCCAGCAAGCGATCTTCATGAGTCACCCCCATTGGTCCAAGGCCGGATCGTAACACGAAGTGACTGGGGTGCTTGGGGCAAACCTGGGTCGCTGCCGCGGCACGGACCGATCGGGAGGCGCGCCGCCCCATGGCGGGCTCCGAGCCGTTCGAGTACCTTGCGGCCAGCGATGGCGCGCAGACTCGGCGCGACGACACGATCAACCGGAGGAAATGACGATGCAGCCCGTGAAGAAGACCAGCTTCAGGATCAACGCGGCGGCGACGAAGACCGCACCGCCCTCGAGTGCGACGGCCGGCGAGACCAAGAAGGCGGCCGGCGCCAACGTCGGTTCGCCTCGCATTCAGATCACGGAAAAGGAGCGCCACGACTTGATCGCGCACGCCGCCTATCTGGCGGCGGCACGCCGCGGGTTTCAGGGCGGCAGCCCCGAGCGCGACTGGCTCGACGCCGAGGCCGAGATCGACGCGAGCCTCATGAATCTGCGCTGACGCGGCGAGTCCCTCCGGGCCGGATCCCGACGCTTCCCTTGAAACCTCCGCGGCTTGACCGCGTAACGACGGGCGGATGACCGTCCATCCACCCATTCCGAAGGAGGCTTTGCCGATGAAACGACCCACAGCATGGCCGCGCGCCGCGGGGCTCTTGCTCGCAATGCTGGTGGTGCTCCCGATGGCCGTGGCGGCTCCGGCGGCACCGACCCGGAAGCCAGCGGGCGGAGCCGCCGGCCAGCCGCCTCTTCTCGACCGGGAGCTTTTCTTCGGCAATCCGGAGATCGCGGGCGCCCAGCTCTCCCCCGACGGGAAGTACATCGCCTTCCTCAAGCCCTGGAAGGAGACCCGCAACGTCTGGGTCAAGAAGACGGGCGATCCGTACACCGCCGCCAAGCTCGTCACCGCCGACCCGAAGCGCCCGATCCCCGGCTACTTCTGGAGCCGCGACAGCAAGTTCCTCCTGTTCGTCCAGGACAAGGACGGCGACGAGAACTACAACGTGTACGCCGTGGATCCCGCGGCCGCTCCCGCCGCGGGCCAGGAAGCCCCGCCGGCCCGCAACATCACGGACGCCAAAGGGGCGAGGGCCCAGATCTACGCGGTCCCGAAGAAGGACCCCGACACGATCTGGGTCGGTCTGAACGACCGGGACGCCGCCTGGCACGACCTCTACAAGGTGAAGATCTCGACCGGCGAGCGGACGCTCGTGAGGAAGAACACGGAGCGGATCGCCGGGTGGCTGTTCGACCTGTCCGGACAGCTGCGCTTGGCCATCCGCGTGGCCGACAACGGCGACACCGAGGTCCTCAGGGTCGACCCGGAGACCTTCACGAAGGTCTACTCCTGCACCGTCTTCGAGACCTGCGGGCCGGTTCGCTTCCACAAGGACGGCAAGCGCGTCTACATGGAGACGAACAAGGGCGAACCCGACCTCACCCGCCTCACGCTCTTCGACCCGGCCACGGGGAAAGAGGAGGTCGTCGAGACCGACCCGAAGGGGCGGGTCGACTTCGGCAGCGCCGTCTTCTCCGAGGCGACCGACGAGCTCGTCGCCACGGCGTACGAGGACGAGCGCCTCCGGATCTACTTCCGCGACAAGGGCTACGAGGCCGACTACCGGCTCCTGGAGAAGGAGCTGCCGGACCGGGAGATCGCGCTGGCCTCCTCCACGGCCGACGACGGCCTATTCATGGTGTCCGCCTCCGCCGACGTCGACCCGGGCACGGTGTACCTCTTCGACCGGAAGACGAAGAAACTCTCCCTCGAGTACCGATCGCGCGAGCGGATCCCCCGCGAGCACATGGCGCCGATGAAGGCGATCCGGTACCCGTCGTCCGACGGGCTCGAGATCCCCGCCTTCCTGACGCTTCCCACGGGCGTCAAAGCAGAGAATCTCCCGGTGATCGCTTTCCCGCACGGCGGCCCGTGGGCGCGCGACGGCTGGGGATTCAACGGCTACGTTCAGTTCCTCGCCAACCGCGGCTACGCCGTCCTGCAGCCCAACTTCCGCAGCTCCACCGGCTACGGCAAGAAGTTCCTCAATGCCGGCAACAACCAGTGGGGCGACAAGATGCAGGACGACATCACGTGGGGCGTCAAGTACCTCGTGTCGAGCGGTATCGCCGACCCGAAGCGCATCGGGATCATGGGCGGCTCCTACGGTGGCTACGCCACGCTGGCGGGCGTCGCCTTCACGCCCGACGTCTACGCCGCGGCCGTCTCGATCGTCGGCCCGTCGAACCTGTTGACGCTTCTCGAGACGATCCCGCCTTACTGGGAGGCGGGCCGGATCATCTTCCACACGAGAATGGGGAACCCGAACACGCCGGAAGGGAAGAAGCAGCTCGAGCGCCAGTCTCCCCTCAACTCGGCCGAGAAGATCCGCACCCCTCTCCTCGTCGTCCAGGGCGCCAACGACCCGCGCG
Encoded here:
- a CDS encoding DUF2934 domain-containing protein, yielding MTMQPVKKTSFRINAAATKTAPPSSATAGETKKAAGANVGSPRIQITEKERHDLIAHAAYLAAARRGFQGGSPERDWLDAEAEIDASLMNLR
- a CDS encoding S9 family peptidase produces the protein MKRPTAWPRAAGLLLAMLVVLPMAVAAPAAPTRKPAGGAAGQPPLLDRELFFGNPEIAGAQLSPDGKYIAFLKPWKETRNVWVKKTGDPYTAAKLVTADPKRPIPGYFWSRDSKFLLFVQDKDGDENYNVYAVDPAAAPAAGQEAPPARNITDAKGARAQIYAVPKKDPDTIWVGLNDRDAAWHDLYKVKISTGERTLVRKNTERIAGWLFDLSGQLRLAIRVADNGDTEVLRVDPETFTKVYSCTVFETCGPVRFHKDGKRVYMETNKGEPDLTRLTLFDPATGKEEVVETDPKGRVDFGSAVFSEATDELVATAYEDERLRIYFRDKGYEADYRLLEKELPDREIALASSTADDGLFMVSASADVDPGTVYLFDRKTKKLSLEYRSRERIPREHMAPMKAIRYPSSDGLEIPAFLTLPTGVKAENLPVIAFPHGGPWARDGWGFNGYVQFLANRGYAVLQPNFRSSTGYGKKFLNAGNNQWGDKMQDDITWGVKYLVSSGIADPKRIGIMGGSYGGYATLAGVAFTPDVYAAAVSIVGPSNLLTLLETIPPYWEAGRIIFHTRMGNPNTPEGKKQLERQSPLNSAEKIRTPLLVVQGANDPRVKKAESERIVVALRDRGFPVAYILAPDEGHGFARPVNNMAMMATAEAFLGEHLGGRVQKGGTPEAMARQKEITVDPKSVVLQKAVDAASVGTPKPVADLAAVSLNYAGTIAAGGQSIPISLTRVIKDEAGAWVVTDTMKMPMGEAVDTVTLEKGSLVVTKRNVKQGPVTIDLEFKDGKATGTMAMGAEPKPVSADLGGALLADGAGYDDVLARLPLAEGYSATFRNFDLQKQKTALRQIKVTGIENAKSAAGSFKTWKAEVSSAEGDPGVTTLWIATDSRKVVKTSATLPQMGGATLTLELQP
- a CDS encoding isoprenylcysteine carboxylmethyltransferase family protein, which produces MTLLRALDLGLLFLWLSIDFVVLRRRGSRDARRRDRLSHLGIVVATVVGIVASTSFGFAGAGSLGGLTVPAQIAGLGLLAAGIAFRFTAIFQLGALHMPVVAIQPGHRVVDTGLYRHIRHPSYLGACIGFLGFGLGLGNWLSGVSILGCVLVGYLYRIHVEEEALLEALGEEYAGYRRRTRRLIPGVY